The genome window TTGGCGTAATAATCAAAAATACTATTAAATGCAACTAAAAAGTTAAATCAAGACTTGACAGATTTTAAATCTTAATTATAATTTTGTAGATGCCGATTTACGAATACGAATGCAGTGATTGTAAAGAGCACTTTGAAGAGCTTGTTTTAAGTCAAGACGCCTCAAGAAAAATAAGGTGTCCAAAATGCGCGAGCCGCCGAGTAAAAAGATTATTTTCGGCATTTGGTATCTCAGGCACCGATAAACCGGTAAGTAGTTGTGGCACTTGTAGTGCAAAAACCTGTAAGAGTTGTCGAACCTAAAGGGAGTCACATGACCTTAACCAAATATCAGATTGTTAATAAAATATATAAACAGTTAAAACCCAAATATTCACGTAACGACATCTTAAAAATTGTTCAGATGTTTATTGATGAGATTACCGATGCGATTCTGGATGGTAATCGAGTGGAATTACGGGATTTCGGGGTTTTTGCCACAAAATTGCGCAAACCAAAGCTTGGGCGTAATCCTAAAACTAACGAGCCGGTACCAATTCCCACCCGGCTGGTGATGACTTTTAAGCCAGGGCGCAACCTAAAAAATAAATTAGCCAGAATGAAAACTGTCTAAAAATATATGCCTTGTGGACGAAAAAGAAAACTTAGAAAAATTAAACGACACAAATATAAGAAACGTCGCAAGGCCATGCGGCATAAGAAAAAGTAACGCGTGGCCATAAGTTTGTGTCGTTTAGAGAATTAGGCGCCCGTAGCTCAGTGGATAGAGCGGCGGACTCCG of candidate division WOR-3 bacterium contains these proteins:
- a CDS encoding zinc ribbon domain-containing protein → MPIYEYECSDCKEHFEELVLSQDASRKIRCPKCASRRVKRLFSAFGISGTDKPVSSCGTCSAKTCKSCRT
- a CDS encoding HU family DNA-binding protein, giving the protein MTLTKYQIVNKIYKQLKPKYSRNDILKIVQMFIDEITDAILDGNRVELRDFGVFATKLRKPKLGRNPKTNEPVPIPTRLVMTFKPGRNLKNKLARMKTV